The Treponema succinifaciens DSM 2489 region AATTCTTGACCCGCTTATGATTTTTGGAATCGGTCCTTTTCCAAAAATGGGAATGGCAGGCGCGGCATGGGCAACAGTCATCGGACAAATTCTTTCTGCTCTAGTTTCAATTTATTTCAATCTGAAAAAAAATCCTGACATACATTTTAAACTAAAAGGATTCAAACCAGATTCTCTGATAATAGGTCAGATTTATAAAATCGGAATTCCTTCAATTCTTCTTCAGTCTATAAATTCTGTTACAACTTACGGAATGAATTTGATTCTTGGAACTTTTTCTGCAACAGCAATCGCAGTATATGGAGTTTATTTTAAACTGAACAGTTTTGTCTTTATGCCGGTATTCGGACTTACAACTGGAATGGTTCCGATTGTTTCGTACAACTACGGAGCAGGAAACGCAGAGCGAATCAAGAAAACTGTAAAGTCAACAATTTTAATTGCAGTTTCAATTATGATATTCGGCATTATAATTTTTGAACTTTTCCCAGCAGAACTGTTAATGCTATTCAAGGCAAGCGAACATATGCTCGGAATAGGATGCACGGCAATGAGAATTATCGCGCCAAGTTTTATCGGAGCGGCAATCGCAATTACACTAGGTTCAGCTTTTCAGGCTTTAGGAAAATCTTTTTTAAGCATGACAGTTTCTTTTGTAAGACAACTGGTTGTTTTGCTTCCTGTGGCATATTTTCTTTCACGCAGTGGAAAGCTTGAAAATGTCTGGTTTTGTTTTCTCGTTGCTGAAATTTTTGCAATCAGCCTTTCTTCATTTTTCATGCAAAGAATAAAAAAGACAATGCTCGACAAACTTTAATTTTAAAAAGAGACCGGTAAATAAAGCTAGCCTCTTGGAGCTTTCGCAGGATCAATAGGATTTGACTTTTGAAAAACCATCAGGCAAACTTGAGTTGTGCCTTTTATGCTGTCTGTTCCCGCAGTTCCCAAAGAATCGCCAAACACAACATAATCGCCTTTGCGGACTTTTATAGAGCCAAGTCCTGAATAAACATAAATGTGTCCGGTTTTCGCTTGAACGAAAACAACTTGCCCATATCCTCTGTAGTTTCCAACATACATAATAGTTCCGGCGCGGATTGCAGTTACACTTTCATTTTTTTGCGCGCTAAGCTGAACACCGCTGACCTTTCCGTTCAT contains the following coding sequences:
- a CDS encoding MATE family efflux transporter gives rise to the protein MSENIKENKMGVMPVTKLLLNMSLPIMLSMLVMACYNIVDSIFVAQINENALTAISLAFPVQTLMIAVSIGTAIGVNALLAMKLGQKDSDTVNKIAINGLFLSVCSFIAFFILGFLFTKPYLKTQTGDEQIIQFGSEYLKIITMASFALFVSTMSDRLLQATGRTFYTMITQLVGAITNIILDPLMIFGIGPFPKMGMAGAAWATVIGQILSALVSIYFNLKKNPDIHFKLKGFKPDSLIIGQIYKIGIPSILLQSINSVTTYGMNLILGTFSATAIAVYGVYFKLNSFVFMPVFGLTTGMVPIVSYNYGAGNAERIKKTVKSTILIAVSIMIFGIIIFELFPAELLMLFKASEHMLGIGCTAMRIIAPSFIGAAIAITLGSAFQALGKSFLSMTVSFVRQLVVLLPVAYFLSRSGKLENVWFCFLVAEIFAISLSSFFMQRIKKTMLDKL